The proteins below come from a single Candidatus Brocadia sp. genomic window:
- a CDS encoding sigma-54-dependent Fis family transcriptional regulator — translation MNLYSCRPKAMLKPSVLIVDDEKAARYGMKKILQKDNYMVYEAKDGTDALQIIKTMHPALVFLDINMPQLDGMKTLEMITDMKNPPLVVIVTAYGSEKIAVAAMKKGACDYIAKPYEIDELRIIAKNAFERLALQEENARLRLEIGRLEGMGELIGQSEDMKNVFDRIEKVVTTDVTVLIQGESGSGKELVAREIHKRSKRRNEPLIIMNCAAVPETLIESELFGHEKGAFTGAAERRLGKFELANKGTIFLDEIGDMSVSTQSKLLRVLQEQKFERLGGTETLAVDVRIISATHRDLEEEIEEGRFREDLYYRINVVNIKLPPLRNRREDIPLLVNRFIQYFSEKHQKSIVSISNEATKFLVSYNWPGNVRQLKNVIESAVVLSDNEILDITDLPEEIRHPENNAVTLKNIDYSLSFRDAKKILIENFERDFIKKKLEEFSGNISRTAEALDMHRQNLQQKIRELRINKERN, via the coding sequence ATGAACCTATATTCATGCAGACCTAAGGCGATGCTTAAACCGTCAGTATTAATTGTAGATGATGAAAAAGCGGCGCGTTACGGAATGAAGAAGATCCTCCAGAAAGATAACTACATGGTATATGAAGCAAAAGATGGTACTGATGCGCTACAAATTATAAAGACTATGCATCCTGCATTGGTATTTTTAGATATCAACATGCCACAACTTGATGGTATGAAGACACTGGAAATGATCACCGATATGAAGAATCCACCTCTTGTGGTTATTGTTACTGCTTATGGTTCTGAAAAGATCGCCGTTGCAGCCATGAAAAAGGGTGCTTGCGATTATATTGCAAAACCTTATGAAATCGATGAACTCCGGATTATCGCTAAAAATGCTTTCGAACGACTTGCCTTGCAGGAAGAAAACGCCAGGCTTCGGTTAGAAATTGGACGATTGGAAGGTATGGGAGAACTCATCGGTCAAAGCGAGGACATGAAAAATGTCTTTGACAGAATTGAAAAAGTCGTTACGACTGATGTTACGGTGCTGATCCAGGGTGAAAGCGGTAGCGGCAAAGAGCTTGTGGCAAGGGAAATTCATAAACGCAGCAAACGCAGGAACGAACCTCTTATTATTATGAATTGTGCAGCAGTGCCGGAGACGTTGATTGAAAGTGAACTCTTTGGACATGAAAAAGGGGCATTTACAGGTGCTGCAGAAAGGCGATTGGGTAAATTCGAGTTGGCCAATAAGGGAACAATATTTCTTGACGAAATCGGAGACATGAGCGTCAGTACACAGTCAAAACTCTTGCGTGTGCTACAGGAACAAAAGTTTGAGCGTTTAGGTGGTACCGAAACGCTCGCGGTGGATGTACGAATCATCAGTGCTACCCATCGTGACCTTGAAGAAGAAATTGAGGAAGGTAGGTTTCGTGAAGACCTGTACTACAGGATAAATGTGGTAAATATAAAACTCCCTCCTTTAAGAAACAGGAGGGAAGATATTCCTCTGCTAGTAAATAGATTTATTCAATATTTTTCCGAAAAACATCAAAAAAGTATTGTATCAATCTCCAATGAAGCGACTAAGTTTTTGGTATCCTATAATTGGCCAGGAAACGTTCGTCAGCTGAAGAACGTTATTGAGAGCGCCGTGGTACTTTCCGACAATGAAATTCTTGATATCACAGATCTGCCGGAAGAAATAAGACATCCGGAAAATAATGCGGTAACGTTAAAAAACATTGATTATAGTCTTTCATTCCGGGACGCGAAGAAGATACTGATAGAAAATTTTGAACGTGATTTTATAAAAAAGAAACTGGAGGAGTTTTCGGGAAATATCAGCCGTACTGCCGAGGCGCTTGATATGCATCGTCAAAACCTCCAGCAAAAGATACGCGAACTCCGCATAAATAAAGAAAGGAATTAA
- a CDS encoding universal stress protein, with translation MIKLKKILCPIDFSECSLYALSYAKDLSLKEHASLYLLHIIETRISDFGDIMKQIDLLLDGEQIGRLRLKLFHLISDDIRANIHAESIVEKGIPFVEIIKTAKEKRIDLIVMGTHGRTGLEHILIGSVAERVIQKAPCPVLSIRLPKQIFSMP, from the coding sequence ATGATTAAATTAAAGAAAATACTTTGCCCGATTGACTTTTCGGAATGTTCTTTATATGCATTAAGCTATGCGAAGGACCTATCACTCAAAGAGCACGCTTCATTATATTTACTACATATCATAGAAACCCGCATAAGCGATTTTGGAGATATAATGAAACAAATTGACTTATTGTTGGACGGTGAACAGATAGGTCGCCTCAGGTTGAAACTTTTTCATTTGATATCTGACGACATACGGGCAAATATCCACGCTGAGTCCATCGTGGAAAAGGGTATTCCATTTGTGGAGATAATAAAGACTGCCAAAGAGAAGCGGATAGATTTAATCGTTATGGGCACACATGGCAGGACCGGGCTGGAACACATATTGATTGGGAGTGTTGCAGAAAGGGTCATACAAAAGGCACCGTGTCCGGTATTAAGCATAAGGCTTCCAAAGCAGATATTTTCAATGCCATAG